A genome region from Bacteroides stercoris ATCC 43183 includes the following:
- a CDS encoding ATP-binding protein, which yields MKFYNREKELALLEKTRQIAFTQHSQMTVLTGRRRIGKTKLILKSCEESPTVYLFVSRSNEAMLCRGFAQHINSVLSNIFIPESIDSFADVFEMLMRAGKTERYNLVIDEFQEFFYINPSVYSKMQDIWDRYKDSTFINFVASGSVYTLMNQIFMDAREPLYGRCDSIIKLRPFSTSVLKEILHDHKPDYTNEDLLALYTFTGGVPKYIDLFMQKGCTDMESMVDYIVQSDSPFLNEGKALLIQEFGKKYGNYFAILADIANGRNTTAEIEQNMGDMVIAGHLKKLEEDYELIVRKRPILAKEGSQTVRFEISDLFLRFWFRYFVKYHRLVEMENFEQLGQLIKNDYPTYSGSTLEQYFRQQMMESCNFMDIGSWWQAKKGKEACEIDIVGLYVEDRKALVAEVKRQRKNFKPDDFAIKVETLRNKVLHKYDIQTECLTLEDM from the coding sequence ATGAAATTTTACAATAGAGAAAAGGAACTGGCCTTGCTGGAGAAGACTCGTCAGATAGCCTTCACCCAGCATTCACAGATGACCGTATTGACCGGTCGTCGCCGTATCGGAAAGACGAAGCTTATCCTGAAAAGCTGCGAAGAGAGTCCGACGGTCTATCTGTTTGTGAGCCGGAGCAATGAAGCTATGCTTTGCCGTGGCTTCGCTCAGCACATCAATTCGGTTCTATCGAATATCTTCATTCCTGAATCCATCGATTCCTTTGCAGATGTCTTCGAGATGCTGATGCGTGCCGGAAAGACGGAAAGGTATAACCTGGTCATCGATGAGTTCCAGGAGTTCTTCTATATCAATCCCTCTGTTTACAGCAAGATGCAGGATATATGGGATCGCTACAAAGACTCCACGTTTATCAATTTCGTGGCCAGCGGTTCGGTTTATACGCTGATGAACCAGATTTTTATGGATGCCCGCGAACCGCTATACGGACGGTGTGACAGCATCATCAAGCTGCGTCCGTTCTCTACTTCCGTACTGAAGGAGATTCTTCATGACCACAAGCCTGACTATACGAATGAAGATCTTCTGGCGCTTTACACCTTCACCGGAGGAGTACCCAAATATATCGACCTCTTCATGCAGAAGGGTTGCACGGATATGGAAAGCATGGTGGATTACATCGTGCAATCAGATTCCCCGTTCCTAAATGAGGGCAAGGCATTGCTCATTCAGGAGTTCGGGAAGAAGTATGGCAATTATTTTGCCATACTGGCTGACATTGCCAACGGACGGAATACGACCGCAGAAATCGAGCAGAACATGGGGGATATGGTCATTGCCGGTCATCTCAAGAAGCTCGAAGAAGACTACGAACTCATTGTCAGAAAACGTCCCATTCTGGCTAAGGAAGGCTCGCAGACGGTCCGGTTTGAAATCTCAGACCTCTTCCTGCGCTTCTGGTTCCGTTATTTCGTCAAGTATCACCGGCTTGTCGAGATGGAGAACTTCGAACAGTTGGGACAGCTCATCAAGAATGACTATCCTACCTATTCCGGATCTACACTGGAGCAGTATTTCCGTCAGCAAATGATGGAAAGCTGCAACTTCATGGATATAGGCTCCTGGTGGCAGGCCAAGAAAGGAAAGGAGGCTTGCGAAATCGATATTGTCGGCCTTTATGTCGAAGACCGAAAAGCTCTGGTGGCAGAAGTCAAACGGCAGCGGAAGAACTTCAAGCCGGATGATTTTGCCATAAAGGTAGAAACCTTGCGGAACAAGGTTCTTCACAAGTACGACATCCAAACGGAATGTCTAACCCTGGAAGATATGTAA